The sequence CAGCGAGGCGTCCCGCGGCTCGAACGTGACGAACCACTTTCTTGAGCCGACCGTCTCCGGCTGGATGTAGGTGTCCGTCGAGGCGCCGGTCAGGCTCACGCTGACGAGCCCGGTGTCCGCGCCGTTCGCCCCGTCCTGGTGCACGACCTTCAATGAGGCGCCGTGCGGGTAACCGAGACCCTCGAACTCGCGCAGCCAGCCCTCGAGCGTGCGGAAGCTGAGAAATGGCATTCGAGACCTCCGCTCCCGAGACGGCGGTCGGTCCGCCGTCACCGCATGGATGTCTTCACAGTATGGCCGGGTTCTCAGGCGTACGCCGAGATGCGCGACACCGAGGGCTCGACGGCCCGCGGGGCGGCGCCGTTCGCGCGTCGCCGCGTGACGCGAACGGCCCGCTCGGGGTGGCCGCGGTCGGTGGCTGAGCCTACGCTCGTCGCATGCGGGTGACGATCATCGCCACGGACCCGAAGACCCACGAGGTCCGCATCATCGAGGCCGACGGCATCGACGAGGCGACGGCGACCGAAGCCGCCCGTGCCCAGGTGCCCGTCGGCTGGCAGGCGCTGAGCATTCGCAAGGTGTGACCGCGCCGGTTCGCGGCGCGGTCACGGACATCTTCACGTACAGGAAACATGAGCACCCCTAAGCTGGCTCCGTGAGCGCCCCCTCCGCCACGACGAACGAGCGCAGCATCCGGAAGGCGAAACACCTGGGCTCAGGTGATCGCCCGGCCGCGGCGCTGCTGCTCATCTTCACGTTGCTCGCCATCGTGTGGGCGAACTCGCCCTGGGGCTGGACGTACGAGGCGTTCTGGGACCTGCATCTGGAGATCGGGCTCGGCGACCTCCAGCTGAGCGCGTCGCTGCACCAGGTCGTGAACGACGCGATCATGACCCTGTTCTTCTTCGTCGTCGGCCTCGAGGTCAAGCGCGAGTTCACGATCGGCGAGCTCACCGACCGCTCCCGTGCCATCGTCCCGGTCGTCGCCGCGCTCGCCGGGCTGATCGTCCCGGCGCTCATCTTCGTGGCCTTCACCTTCTCGACCGGCGAGGCGCAGGCGTGGGGCGTGGTGATCTCGACCGACACCGCGTTCCTGCTCGGTGCGCTCGCGATCATCGGGCCGAAGTTCCCTGCGCGGCTCCGCACGTTCCTGCTCACGCTCGCGGTCGTCGATGACGTCGGCGCGCTGCTCGCGATCGGGGTCTTCTACAACTCGGGCATCGATGTCGTGCCGCTCGCGATCGCGGTCGTGCTCATGGTCGCCCTCGCGCTCGTGCGCTTCCTCCGGGCGGGCCGCGGCATCGCCTACGCCGTGCTCGGCATCGCGCTCTGGATCGCGGTCGCCGAGGCCGGCATCCACCCCACGCTCGCGGGCGTCGCGGTGGCCCTGCTCATCCCCGTGTACCCGCCGAGACGGAGCGAGGTCGAGCGCACCGCCGAACTCACCCAGGCATTCCGCGAGTCGCCGAACACCAAGTACGCGGCTGCGGTCGCCCGAAGTCTCCGTGAGTCGCTCTCGATCAACGACCGGCTGCAGGCGGCGTGGGGGCCGTACATCTCGTTCCTGGTGCTGCCGCTCTTCGCGCTCGCCAATGCCGGCGTGCATCTCGACCCAGAGACCCTCGGCGCCGCGCTCGTCTCCCCGCTCACCTGGGGCGTCGTCGCGGGCCTCGTGGTGGGCAAGTTCATCGGCATCACCGGCGCGACCGCGCTGATCAGGGCGCTCGGCAAGGGGCGGCTCGCGCCGGGGCTCGGGATGCCCCGCATCGCCGGCGGCGCGGCGCTGTCGGGCATCGGGTTCACCATCTCGCTGTTCATCGTGACGATCGCCCTGCCCGACCCCGAGCAGCAGGACCTCGCGAGAGTCGGTGTGCTCGGAGCATCCGTCATCGCCTTCGGCCTCGGCTGGCTGATCTTCGTGGTCGCCGACCGCCTGTCGCCGCCCGTCGCGGTCGGTGCGGTGCTCGCACGACCGGTCGACCCCGAGCGCGACCACATACGCGGCCGCGTTGACGCGCCGTACACGATCGTCGAGTACGGCGACTACGAGTGCCCGTTCTGCAGCCGGGCCACGGGCTCGATCGACGCGGTGCGCGAACACTTCGGCGATGACATCCGTTACGTCTGGCGCCACCTGCCGCTCGAGTCGGTGCATCCCCACGCGAAGGAGGCCGCGCAGGCGGCCGAGGCGGCGGGGCGGCAGGGCAAGTACTTCGAGATGGGGCACCTGCTCTTCGCCCATCAGAACGAGCTGGAGACCGACGACCTCGTGGAATACGCACGTGAACTCGGGCTCGACGTCGACCGGTTCGTCGAGGACCTGCACTCACCGAAGGTCGTGCGCCGCGTCGAGGACGATCAGCTCGACGCCGAGATGATGGACCTGCACTCCACGCCGACCTTCTTCATCGGCGACCGCCGGCACAAAGGCCCCTACGACTCGGCCACCCTCATCCGCGCGCTCGAGGCGCAGGGCGCGCAGGGGGCGCAGGGCGCGCAGGGGGCGCAGGGGGCGCAGGACGCGCCGGCGCCCGGCGCGACCGCCGAACCCCCGCGCTGACGCCCCTCGACGACCTGATCCGCGACCGTCCGGTCGACCGCGCCCGCGTGGAGTCGCACAAGAAGCGGATGCCGGACGAGATCCGCGCGTATCGAACTGGGCGACGGGTGCATCCAGATCGCGTGGAGCGCGGGGCGTTTCGTGCCGGTGCCTGCCTCCAATCCAACGGTGAGATCTGCGGCGGTGGGGTGCACGCTCGGCGCGGGTGGGATCAGCCGAACGCGAGCAGGCCGAGCAGGCGCTCGGTCTCTCGCGCGACGGCCTCGCGCCCGGGAGCGACGTACTTCCGCGGATCGACGTGGCCCTGTTCGAGCGCCGTGCCTACGGCGTCCGTGAAGAGCACGTTGAGGTGGGTTGAGACGTTGATCTTCGCCATCCCGGCCTCGACCGCGGCACGCAGCTGCTCGTCGGGCAGGCCGGAAGAGCCGTGCAGCACGAGTGGGACCCTGGTCGCCGCCGCGATGCGGGCAATGAGATCCGAGTCGACGGCCGCTTCGCGAGTCGTCATCGCGTGCGACGTGCCGACCGCGACCGCGAGCCAGTCGACTCCGGTGGCGGCCACGAACGCTCGGGCGTCGCCCGGGTCGGTGCGGACGCCCGGGGCGTGCACGCCGTCCTTCCCGCCGACCTCGCCGAGCTCCGCCTCCACGAGCACACCGCGCTCGTGACAGAAGGCGGCGACCTCGGCCGTCAGCCTGACGTTCTCGGCGTACGGGAGGGTCGAGGCGTCGAACATGACGCTGTCGAAGCCGAGTCCGACCGCTTCGTGAACGAGCTCGACGTCGTCGGCGTGGTCGAGGTGGACGAGTGCGGGCACCGACAGCGATCGGGCGATGCTGAGCGTCGCCAGCGCGATGGGGGCGAGCCCGCCGTGGTAGGCGACGCAGTTCTGGCTGATCTGGAAGACGACGGGGCGCCGGGACCGCTCGGCACCTTCGGCGATCGCTTCGGCGTGCTCGAGGAGCACGACGTTGAAGGCGCCGACCCCGGTGCGCCTGTCGCGCGCTCCTGAGACGAGGTCGAGCGTGGTCTGCGTGTTCACGAAGGGCTCCGTTCGGGTCCGGCCGGAAGAGGAGAGGAATCGGCGGCAAGCCCGATGCGCGTGCCGAGCTCGGGCAGGAGTGCGGGATCGAGCTCACCGGCGACGGCGCTGAGGACGGCCGCGGCGCCGCATACCGCAGCCCACCGGAGGGCGATGATGGGGTCGCGGCCGTCCGCGAGTGCCGCGACGAGACCCGCGGTCGCGGCGTCACCGGCACCCGTGGGGTTTCCGTGGACGCCGGGCACGGCGATCTGTTCGTGGACGGTGCCGTCGGCGAGCCGCATCGCGGCGCCTCGCGAGCCGCGCGACACCACGACGTCCGATCCGTGCCGGCCGAGTTGCGCGAGCGCCTCGTGGGTGTCGGTCCCGCCCACGGCGTCGCGCATCTCCTGCTCGTTCGCCTTCACGATCGCGGCGCCGGCTGCGGCGGCGGCCAGCAGCGGTGGCCCGCTCGTATCGACGACGACGCGGGCGCCGCGCGACCGTGCGGCCAGGATGAGCGCCCCGACGTCGGTCGCCGCGATCCCGGGCGGGAACGACCCCGCCACGACGACCCAGTCGCCCGGGCCCGCGTTCCGGCTCACCGTCTCGCAGAGCCCGGCCCACTCCCGCGCGGTCACGCGCGGACCGGGCTCGGCGAAGAGGGTCGGGTGTGCGATGCCGTCGACGATCGCGACCGTCGTGCGCGTCTCGCCCGCGATGCGACAGGGGGCGACCGGGATCCCGTCGGCTGCGAGGGTGCGTGCGATCCAGTCGCCGGCGTCGCCGCCGAGCGGCTGCAGCGAGGTCGCGTCGCGTCCGAGCGTGCGCAGCACGCGGGCGACGTTGAGCCCCTTGCCGCCGGGCCGGCGGCGCACGTCGGCGACGCGCACGGTCTCGCCCAGGGTCTGCCGGCCGACGGTGTACGTGATGTCGATCGCCGGGTTCGGCGTGACCGTCAGGATGCGAGGCCCGGTCTGCCGTGCCGGGACGTTCACGACGGATGCTTCGCGATGAGCGCTGCGCCGAGCGCCGCCGCACGATCGCCGAGCTGCGCGGGAACGACGTTCGGGCGATGCAGCGGTCCAAGCCGCTCGTCGAGCGCTCGCACGAGGGGAGTGAAGAGTATCGCGCCGGCCAGTGCGAGGCCGCCGCCGATGACGATCGTCGTCGGCGCGATGGTCGCGGTCATTCCCGCGAGTGCGTCGGCGAGCACGTCGACGGTGTCGTTCCAGACGGCGGTCGCTGCGGCGTCCCCGTCGCGGACGCGCCGAACCACGG is a genomic window of Agromyces protaetiae containing:
- the nhaA gene encoding Na+/H+ antiporter NhaA — encoded protein: MSAPSATTNERSIRKAKHLGSGDRPAAALLLIFTLLAIVWANSPWGWTYEAFWDLHLEIGLGDLQLSASLHQVVNDAIMTLFFFVVGLEVKREFTIGELTDRSRAIVPVVAALAGLIVPALIFVAFTFSTGEAQAWGVVISTDTAFLLGALAIIGPKFPARLRTFLLTLAVVDDVGALLAIGVFYNSGIDVVPLAIAVVLMVALALVRFLRAGRGIAYAVLGIALWIAVAEAGIHPTLAGVAVALLIPVYPPRRSEVERTAELTQAFRESPNTKYAAAVARSLRESLSINDRLQAAWGPYISFLVLPLFALANAGVHLDPETLGAALVSPLTWGVVAGLVVGKFIGITGATALIRALGKGRLAPGLGMPRIAGGAALSGIGFTISLFIVTIALPDPEQQDLARVGVLGASVIAFGLGWLIFVVADRLSPPVAVGAVLARPVDPERDHIRGRVDAPYTIVEYGDYECPFCSRATGSIDAVREHFGDDIRYVWRHLPLESVHPHAKEAAQAAEAAGRQGKYFEMGHLLFAHQNELETDDLVEYARELGLDVDRFVEDLHSPKVVRRVEDDQLDAEMMDLHSTPTFFIGDRRHKGPYDSATLIRALEAQGAQGAQGAQGAQGAQDAPAPGATAEPPR
- a CDS encoding class II fructose-bisphosphate aldolase, with the translated sequence MNTQTTLDLVSGARDRRTGVGAFNVVLLEHAEAIAEGAERSRRPVVFQISQNCVAYHGGLAPIALATLSIARSLSVPALVHLDHADDVELVHEAVGLGFDSVMFDASTLPYAENVRLTAEVAAFCHERGVLVEAELGEVGGKDGVHAPGVRTDPGDARAFVAATGVDWLAVAVGTSHAMTTREAAVDSDLIARIAAATRVPLVLHGSSGLPDEQLRAAVEAGMAKINVSTHLNVLFTDAVGTALEQGHVDPRKYVAPGREAVARETERLLGLLAFG
- a CDS encoding 1-phosphofructokinase family hexose kinase → MNVPARQTGPRILTVTPNPAIDITYTVGRQTLGETVRVADVRRRPGGKGLNVARVLRTLGRDATSLQPLGGDAGDWIARTLAADGIPVAPCRIAGETRTTVAIVDGIAHPTLFAEPGPRVTAREWAGLCETVSRNAGPGDWVVVAGSFPPGIAATDVGALILAARSRGARVVVDTSGPPLLAAAAAGAAIVKANEQEMRDAVGGTDTHEALAQLGRHGSDVVVSRGSRGAAMRLADGTVHEQIAVPGVHGNPTGAGDAATAGLVAALADGRDPIIALRWAAVCGAAAVLSAVAGELDPALLPELGTRIGLAADSSPLPAGPERSPS